From Microbacterium pseudoresistens, the proteins below share one genomic window:
- a CDS encoding YhgE/Pip family protein: MKVPSMMAAEFRRLTASPMALIALIALMCVPILYGGLYLWANQDPYDKLSDVPVALVVDDEGVRTPAGEGATATTNYGEKVAENLLDGKAFAWQRMSADAAQTALKRGEVDFTVTIPSDFSAALNSASGTDPHQARIALETNDANNYLASTIGTQAVEKIRRSVAEMVGTEAAEKLLTGLSDVRDKLGEATDGASQLFDGAGTASAGSAQLAEGTAQLADGTAQLASGAQQLADGAGQISAGNQQLAGYADDAASLSQLAVDALPQARADLAQLLAEQGLSQQTIDAILARLDPVADRLHDVNGSVQNAVGKIDQLAGGSATLASSAQQLADGAGAAANGAASARDGAASLRDGLGTLGTGIGQLRDGLAAGVEQIPASTPELRQAQAGTIADPVQVSSDKVAAAADYGQGLAPFFAALAGWIGIYALFLIVKPISRRAVTALHSPLRITLAGWLTPAVLGAVQMVTLLGVLAIALGFTFDNPWGTLGVMVFASITYAAIILALNVWLGSVGQFLGLVLMVLQLVTAGGTFPWQTLPGPLVALHHVLPMSYVVDAMRQLMYGGDASRAITDLIVLTLWLVGALAIAAIGVTRMTHRRTLRDLQPSLIG, encoded by the coding sequence ATGAAGGTCCCCTCGATGATGGCCGCCGAGTTCCGGCGGCTCACGGCGAGCCCGATGGCGCTCATCGCGCTCATCGCGCTCATGTGCGTGCCGATCCTGTACGGCGGGCTGTACCTGTGGGCCAACCAGGATCCCTACGACAAGCTCTCCGACGTGCCGGTCGCCCTCGTCGTCGACGACGAGGGTGTCCGCACGCCCGCCGGCGAAGGCGCGACGGCCACGACGAACTACGGCGAGAAGGTCGCCGAGAACCTCCTCGACGGCAAGGCGTTCGCCTGGCAGCGGATGTCGGCGGATGCGGCCCAGACGGCGCTGAAGCGCGGCGAGGTCGACTTCACCGTCACCATCCCGTCGGACTTCTCCGCGGCGCTGAACTCCGCCTCCGGCACCGATCCCCACCAGGCGCGCATCGCCCTGGAGACCAACGACGCGAACAACTACCTCGCCTCGACCATCGGCACCCAGGCGGTGGAGAAGATCCGCCGCTCGGTGGCCGAGATGGTCGGCACCGAGGCGGCCGAGAAACTGCTCACCGGGCTCAGCGATGTGCGCGACAAGCTCGGCGAGGCCACCGACGGCGCCTCGCAGCTGTTCGACGGCGCGGGCACGGCGTCGGCGGGCAGTGCGCAGCTGGCCGAGGGCACCGCGCAGCTGGCCGACGGCACCGCCCAGTTGGCCAGCGGTGCCCAGCAGCTCGCCGACGGCGCGGGGCAGATCAGCGCAGGCAACCAGCAGCTGGCCGGCTATGCCGACGATGCCGCCTCCCTCTCGCAGCTCGCCGTGGATGCGCTGCCCCAGGCGCGCGCCGACCTCGCCCAGCTGCTGGCCGAGCAGGGCCTGTCGCAGCAGACGATCGACGCGATCCTCGCCCGCCTCGACCCCGTCGCCGACCGTCTGCACGACGTCAACGGATCGGTGCAGAACGCGGTGGGCAAGATCGATCAGCTCGCCGGCGGCAGCGCGACTCTCGCCTCCAGCGCGCAGCAGCTCGCCGACGGTGCGGGCGCCGCGGCGAACGGTGCCGCCTCGGCCCGCGACGGGGCCGCCTCGCTGCGCGATGGGCTCGGCACGCTGGGCACCGGCATCGGCCAGCTGCGTGACGGGCTCGCGGCCGGCGTCGAGCAGATCCCCGCATCCACGCCCGAGCTGCGCCAGGCGCAGGCGGGAACCATCGCCGATCCCGTCCAGGTCTCCTCCGACAAGGTCGCCGCGGCGGCCGACTACGGTCAGGGCCTTGCGCCGTTCTTCGCGGCGCTGGCGGGCTGGATCGGCATCTACGCGCTGTTCCTCATCGTCAAGCCGATCTCGCGCCGCGCCGTGACCGCACTGCACTCCCCGCTGCGCATCACGCTCGCCGGGTGGCTGACCCCCGCCGTGCTGGGAGCGGTGCAGATGGTGACCCTGCTCGGCGTGCTCGCGATCGCGCTGGGCTTCACGTTCGACAATCCGTGGGGCACGCTCGGCGTGATGGTGTTCGCCTCGATCACGTACGCGGCGATCATCCTCGCCCTCAACGTGTGGCTCGGATCCGTGGGGCAGTTCCTCGGGCTCGTGCTCATGGTGCTGCAGCTCGTCACCGCCGGGGGCACGTTCCCGTGGCAGACGCTGCCCGGGCCCCTGGTGGCGCTGCACCACGTGCTGCCGATGAGCTACGTCGTCGACGCGATGCGCCAGCTGATGTACGGCGGCGATGCGTCACGCGCGATCACCGACCTCATCGTGCTCACGCTGTGGCTGGTGGGTGCCCTGGCGATCGCGGCGATCGGCGTCACGCGGATGACGCACCGCCGCACCCTGCGCGACCTCCAGCCGAGCCTCATCGGGTAG
- a CDS encoding MarR family winged helix-turn-helix transcriptional regulator produces the protein MVRHSPLPVDPIAEAKRQWSLHGWTDAAPGMTAVTSIMRTQQLILGRVERTLKPYGLSFARFEMLRLLAFTREGRMPMASAIARLQVHPTSVTNAVSRLVKDGLVRREVHPEDGRAALLVLTPSGRALIEEATVALNEVFCDIGFSDDETTALVRILARFRKEAGDFRDPDPVPEPL, from the coding sequence ATGGTACGACACAGTCCGCTGCCGGTCGATCCGATCGCCGAGGCCAAGCGGCAGTGGAGCCTGCACGGATGGACGGATGCCGCGCCGGGCATGACGGCGGTCACCTCGATCATGCGCACACAGCAGCTCATCCTCGGCCGGGTGGAGCGCACGCTCAAGCCGTACGGCCTGTCGTTCGCGCGCTTCGAGATGCTGCGTCTGCTCGCCTTCACCCGCGAGGGGAGGATGCCGATGGCCAGCGCGATCGCGCGCTTGCAGGTGCATCCCACGAGCGTGACGAACGCCGTGTCCCGCCTCGTGAAAGACGGGCTCGTGCGGCGCGAGGTGCATCCGGAGGACGGACGGGCGGCGCTGCTCGTGCTCACGCCCTCCGGTCGTGCGCTGATCGAGGAGGCCACGGTCGCGCTGAACGAGGTGTTCTGCGACATCGGGTTCTCCGACGACGAGACGACGGCGCTCGTGCGCATTCTCGCGCGGTTCCGCAAGGAGGCGGGCGACTTCCGCGACCCTGATCCGGTGCCCGAGCCGCTCTGA
- a CDS encoding enoyl-CoA hydratase — protein MTDYESILVETTGRVGWITLNRPEALNALNSTLIREIVEAATAFDADPGIGAIVITGSAKAFAAGADIKEMADQGYIDMYLNDPFARWGEFGRLRTPVIAAVAGFALGGGCELAMMADLIIAADTAKFGQPEINLGVIPGIGGTQRLPRAIGKYKAADLILTGRTMGAEEAERAGLVSRIVPADDLLTEVAAVAETIASKSLPVVYAAKDALQAAQETALAEGLRFEKQAFTAAFGLDDQKEGMAAFRDKRPAEFTHR, from the coding sequence ATGACCGACTACGAATCCATCCTCGTCGAGACCACCGGCCGCGTCGGCTGGATCACGCTCAACCGCCCCGAGGCGCTCAATGCGCTCAACTCGACGCTCATCCGCGAGATCGTCGAGGCTGCCACGGCGTTCGACGCCGATCCGGGCATCGGCGCCATCGTGATCACCGGCTCGGCCAAGGCGTTCGCCGCCGGCGCCGACATCAAGGAGATGGCGGATCAGGGCTACATCGACATGTACCTGAACGATCCGTTCGCGCGCTGGGGCGAGTTCGGCCGGCTGCGCACCCCCGTGATCGCCGCGGTGGCCGGCTTCGCCCTCGGCGGCGGATGCGAGCTGGCGATGATGGCCGACCTCATCATCGCCGCCGACACCGCGAAGTTCGGCCAGCCCGAGATCAACCTCGGCGTGATCCCCGGCATCGGCGGCACGCAGCGCCTGCCCCGCGCGATCGGCAAGTACAAGGCCGCCGACCTCATCCTCACCGGCCGCACCATGGGCGCCGAGGAGGCCGAGCGCGCCGGGCTCGTCTCGCGCATCGTTCCTGCCGACGACCTGCTCACCGAGGTCGCCGCCGTCGCCGAGACGATCGCGAGCAAGTCGCTGCCCGTCGTCTACGCGGCCAAGGATGCGCTGCAGGCCGCGCAGGAGACCGCGCTCGCCGAGGGCCTGCGCTTCGAGAAGCAGGCGTTCACGGCCGCCTTCGGGCTCGACGACCAGAAGGAGGGGATGGCCGCCTTCCGCGACAAGCGACCGGCGGAGTTCACCCACCGCTGA
- the mmsB gene encoding 3-hydroxyisobutyrate dehydrogenase: MTDIAFLGLGHMGGPMAANLVAAGHRVIGFDLVPAAGDDARGHGVEIAADAASAVADADIVITMFPSGAHVIAAYRGDDDSPGLLASARPDTLFLDCSTIAVDEARTAHDLALAAGHRAADAPVSGGVVGAENGTLAFMVGASEEDFSSALPVLEVMGGRIVHCGGPGLGQAAKVCNNMILGISQIAVAEAFVLGERLGLTHEALFDVASHASGQCWALTTNCPVPGPVPTSPANRDYQPGFAGALMSKDLGLAESAIDLTGVDAQLGRHARAIYKAFADGDGARQDFSGIINTIRAQSTATDA, translated from the coding sequence ATGACCGACATCGCATTCCTCGGACTCGGCCACATGGGCGGGCCCATGGCAGCCAACCTCGTCGCCGCCGGGCATCGGGTGATCGGCTTCGACCTCGTGCCCGCCGCCGGTGACGACGCCCGCGGGCACGGTGTGGAGATCGCCGCGGATGCCGCATCCGCCGTCGCCGACGCCGACATCGTGATCACGATGTTCCCGTCGGGGGCGCACGTGATCGCCGCCTATCGCGGCGACGACGATTCCCCGGGGCTCCTCGCCTCGGCCCGCCCCGACACCCTGTTCCTGGACTGCTCGACCATCGCCGTCGACGAGGCGCGCACCGCGCACGACCTCGCGCTCGCGGCGGGGCACAGAGCCGCCGATGCTCCGGTCTCGGGCGGCGTCGTGGGCGCCGAGAACGGCACCCTCGCGTTCATGGTCGGCGCAAGCGAGGAGGACTTCTCCTCGGCGCTTCCGGTGCTGGAAGTCATGGGCGGACGCATCGTGCACTGCGGCGGCCCTGGTCTCGGCCAGGCCGCGAAGGTCTGCAACAACATGATCCTCGGCATCTCGCAGATCGCCGTCGCGGAGGCCTTCGTGCTCGGCGAGCGACTCGGCCTGACCCATGAGGCGCTGTTCGACGTCGCCTCCCACGCCTCCGGGCAGTGCTGGGCACTCACCACGAACTGCCCCGTGCCGGGACCGGTGCCCACGAGCCCCGCCAACCGCGACTATCAGCCGGGGTTCGCCGGCGCGCTCATGTCGAAGGATCTGGGGCTGGCCGAATCGGCCATCGACCTCACCGGCGTGGATGCGCAGCTGGGCCGCCATGCCCGCGCCATCTACAAGGCGTTCGCCGACGGCGACGGCGCGCGGCAGGACTTCTCTGGCATCATCAACACCATCCGTGCGCAGAGCACGGCGACCGATGCCTGA
- a CDS encoding acyl-CoA dehydrogenase family protein, whose amino-acid sequence MSRTATPTAAQERAALVDAVRDFAETELVPHAAQWDRDKFFPVDTLRTAGEMGLGGIYVREDVGGSALSRRDAVAIFEELAKGDTTIAAYISIHNMVAWMIDAFGDDAQRERWVPGLAEMSALGSYCLTEPGAGSDAAAITTSAVREGDEYAINGVKQFISGAGSSAVYVVMVRTGEPGAKGISAIVVPDGTPGLSFGPNEEKMGWNAQPTRQVFFDDVRVPVSHRLGEEGDGFGIAMKGLNGGRVNIGACSLGGAQWSLERATRYVQERRAFGGPLAENQSVVFALADMETELQAARALLERAAEKMDEGAPDAAVACALAKRFATDAASAAANAALQLHGGYGYLKEYGIERVVRDLRVHQILEGTNEIMKMIIGRSLLESA is encoded by the coding sequence ATGTCCCGCACCGCCACCCCCACGGCCGCACAGGAGCGCGCGGCCCTTGTCGACGCCGTCCGCGACTTCGCCGAGACCGAGCTGGTGCCCCACGCCGCCCAGTGGGACAGAGACAAGTTCTTCCCCGTCGACACCCTCCGCACGGCGGGCGAGATGGGGCTCGGCGGAATCTACGTCCGCGAGGACGTCGGCGGCTCTGCGCTGTCGCGCCGGGATGCGGTGGCGATCTTCGAGGAGCTCGCCAAGGGAGACACGACGATCGCCGCGTACATCTCCATCCACAACATGGTCGCCTGGATGATCGATGCGTTCGGCGACGATGCGCAGCGCGAGCGCTGGGTCCCGGGCCTTGCCGAGATGTCGGCGCTGGGCAGCTACTGCCTCACCGAGCCCGGCGCGGGATCCGACGCGGCGGCGATCACGACGTCGGCGGTGCGTGAGGGCGACGAGTACGCCATCAACGGGGTCAAGCAGTTCATCTCCGGCGCGGGATCCTCAGCGGTGTACGTCGTGATGGTGCGCACGGGCGAACCGGGTGCCAAGGGGATCAGCGCCATCGTCGTGCCCGACGGCACCCCGGGACTGAGCTTCGGGCCCAACGAGGAGAAGATGGGCTGGAACGCCCAGCCCACCCGCCAGGTGTTCTTCGACGATGTGCGCGTGCCCGTCTCGCACCGCCTCGGCGAGGAGGGCGACGGGTTCGGCATCGCAATGAAGGGCCTGAACGGCGGGCGGGTCAACATCGGCGCCTGCTCGCTGGGCGGCGCGCAGTGGTCGTTGGAGCGCGCCACGCGCTACGTGCAGGAGCGGCGTGCATTCGGCGGTCCGCTGGCCGAGAACCAGTCCGTCGTCTTCGCCCTCGCCGACATGGAGACCGAGCTGCAGGCGGCTCGCGCGCTGCTCGAGCGCGCCGCGGAGAAGATGGACGAGGGCGCCCCGGATGCCGCCGTCGCCTGCGCGTTGGCCAAGCGCTTCGCCACGGATGCGGCATCCGCGGCTGCCAACGCCGCCCTGCAGCTGCACGGCGGCTACGGATACCTCAAGGAGTACGGCATCGAGCGCGTGGTCCGCGACCTGCGCGTGCACCAGATCCTGGAGGGCACGAACGAGATCATGAAGATGATCATCGGCCGAAGCCTCCTGGAGAGCGCATGA
- the mmsA gene encoding CoA-acylating methylmalonate-semialdehyde dehydrogenase has product MVRELTHFVGGEHVAGTSGRFADVFDPSTGEVRARVPLASTAEVEAAIANAEEAQIGWAATNPQKRARVLMRFVDLINADAPELAKTLSREHGKTYEDSLGDIQRGVEVIEFAIGAPHLLKGEYSSNAGTGIDVYSMRQPLGVVAGITPFNFPAMIPLWKMGPALAAGNAFILKPSERDPSVPLRIAELFLEGGLPAGVLNVVNGDKESVDALLHDERIRAVGFVGSTPIAQYIYETAAQNGKRAQCFGGAKNHLIVMPDADLDQVADALIGAGYGSAGERCMAISVAVPVGKETGDALAAKLTERVKALKVGPSLEKGVDYGPLVTADALARVEGYIQKGVDEGASLLVDGRGFSVEGHENGFYLGPTLFGDLNQHGPDAFRFYTKTKTVTSRWPSHGLRDGASFVIPTMQ; this is encoded by the coding sequence ATGGTCCGCGAACTCACCCACTTCGTCGGCGGCGAGCACGTCGCCGGCACGTCCGGCCGGTTCGCCGACGTGTTCGATCCCTCGACGGGCGAGGTGCGGGCGCGCGTGCCGCTGGCCTCGACGGCCGAGGTCGAGGCGGCGATCGCGAACGCGGAGGAGGCGCAGATCGGCTGGGCCGCGACGAACCCGCAGAAGCGCGCCCGGGTGCTGATGAGGTTCGTGGATCTGATCAACGCCGACGCCCCTGAGCTGGCCAAGACGCTGAGCCGCGAGCACGGCAAGACGTATGAGGATTCGCTGGGCGACATCCAGCGCGGCGTCGAGGTGATCGAGTTCGCGATCGGCGCGCCGCATCTGCTCAAGGGCGAGTACTCCTCGAACGCGGGCACGGGCATCGACGTGTACTCCATGCGCCAGCCGCTGGGCGTGGTGGCGGGGATCACGCCGTTCAACTTCCCCGCGATGATCCCGCTGTGGAAGATGGGCCCGGCCCTCGCCGCGGGCAATGCGTTCATCCTCAAGCCCAGCGAGCGCGACCCGTCGGTGCCGCTGCGGATCGCCGAGCTGTTCCTCGAGGGGGGGCTGCCCGCCGGCGTGCTCAACGTCGTCAACGGCGACAAGGAGTCCGTCGACGCGCTGCTGCACGATGAGCGCATCCGGGCGGTCGGATTCGTGGGCTCGACGCCGATCGCGCAGTACATCTACGAGACGGCCGCGCAGAACGGCAAGCGCGCGCAGTGCTTCGGCGGCGCGAAGAACCACTTGATCGTCATGCCCGACGCAGATCTCGACCAGGTCGCGGACGCACTGATCGGCGCGGGCTACGGCTCGGCCGGCGAGCGCTGCATGGCCATCTCGGTGGCCGTCCCGGTCGGCAAGGAGACCGGCGACGCGCTGGCGGCGAAGCTCACCGAGCGCGTGAAGGCGCTCAAGGTCGGTCCGTCGCTGGAGAAGGGCGTCGATTACGGCCCCCTCGTGACGGCGGATGCGCTGGCTCGCGTCGAGGGATACATCCAGAAGGGGGTCGATGAGGGGGCGAGCCTGCTCGTCGACGGCCGCGGGTTCTCGGTCGAAGGGCACGAGAACGGCTTCTATCTCGGACCCACCCTCTTCGGCGACCTCAACCAGCACGGTCCGGACGCGTTCCGCTTCTACACGAAGACGAAGACGGTCACCTCGCGCTGGCCCTCGCACGGCCTGCGCGACGGCGCGAGCTTCGTCATCCCTACGATGCAGTGA
- a CDS encoding penicillin acylase family protein: protein MTALAPAHPDPDAPRPHRIGRIIGRLAFGVVAGIVVLATAAAFFLVWTIQRSFPQTSGELELSGLDAQVTVQRDDRGVPTITADNTHDLFFAQGFVHAQDRFWEMDFRRHVTSGRVAELFGESQAGTDAFLRTLDWHGIAEQEVEAMDETTRAYYEAYADGVNAYLADHSGATASLEYAVLELTTPGYEPEPWTPADSVAWLKAMAWDLRGNVEAETERALLAQSVDPATIASVYPAYPFAENPVIVPTITPADQLPAAAAASGDGGGSGSLAVAPTTDDTDDHASASAEPSPTASAVTWTEADGVLGAVSALIGDLGEGIGSNSWVVSGDLTESGMPLLANDPHLGASLPSVWYQMQLRCSTVSEECPFDVGGFSFSGLPSIVIGHNADIAWGFTNLTTDVTDLYIEKIDGDAYWRDGALVPLETRSETIEVAGGDDIDLEIRSTVHGPIVSGLTADFTAIAGDPRLGSGDAVNDPAWIGAPDASVEALTGEYAVSLRWTALDPGTTATAIFAMNTAKDFTDFRAAASLFDVPAQNLVYADREGNIGYQTPGRLPTRGAGNGFAPQPGWSSAYDWTGFIPFDDLPVSYNPESGYIVTANNAIVSDDYAYFLSRDWDYGYRAGRIATLIEDAAADGPITAQDLRDIQFDQEFWIGKKLAAVVQKVAVTGDGPKAAVELLRSWDAQGTADSAAAAFANVLWSNLAQNVFANRADALPLSSQGRMFAVVGAMLADPDDPLWVNDEIGVAGMDEMLALSIEQAYDEIASLQGEDPAAWNWGSLHALTLTHQTLGTSGIAPIEMLFNRGPFAVGGGASVVDATGWVLGESYETTTVPSMRMVVDLSDWDASTWNHLTGASGHAFHAHYTDQTDAWVKGEQSPWAFSEEAVDAAAVDTLVLSPAG from the coding sequence ATGACTGCTCTCGCTCCCGCCCACCCCGATCCGGATGCGCCGCGGCCCCATCGCATCGGCCGGATCATTGGACGACTCGCGTTCGGCGTCGTCGCCGGAATCGTCGTACTCGCCACGGCCGCCGCGTTCTTCCTCGTGTGGACCATCCAGCGCTCCTTCCCGCAGACCTCGGGCGAGCTGGAGCTGTCGGGGCTCGACGCGCAGGTGACCGTGCAGCGCGACGACCGGGGCGTGCCGACGATCACCGCCGACAACACGCACGACCTCTTCTTCGCGCAGGGCTTCGTGCATGCGCAGGATCGCTTCTGGGAGATGGACTTCCGCCGCCACGTGACCAGCGGTCGGGTGGCCGAGCTGTTCGGCGAATCGCAGGCGGGCACCGACGCGTTCCTGCGCACGCTCGACTGGCACGGCATCGCCGAGCAGGAGGTCGAGGCGATGGATGAGACCACGCGCGCCTACTACGAGGCCTACGCCGACGGCGTGAACGCCTATCTCGCCGACCATTCCGGCGCCACGGCCTCGCTCGAGTACGCCGTGCTCGAGCTCACCACGCCCGGGTACGAGCCGGAGCCGTGGACGCCGGCGGATTCCGTGGCGTGGCTGAAGGCGATGGCCTGGGATCTGCGCGGCAACGTCGAGGCCGAGACCGAGCGCGCGCTGCTGGCCCAGTCCGTCGACCCCGCCACGATCGCCTCGGTGTACCCGGCCTATCCGTTCGCGGAGAACCCCGTCATCGTGCCGACCATCACCCCGGCCGATCAGCTGCCCGCGGCCGCGGCCGCCTCTGGCGATGGCGGCGGCTCGGGATCCCTCGCGGTCGCCCCGACGACGGACGACACCGACGACCACGCATCGGCGAGCGCCGAACCCTCGCCCACCGCATCCGCCGTCACCTGGACCGAAGCCGACGGCGTGCTCGGGGCCGTCTCGGCCCTGATCGGCGACCTCGGCGAGGGCATCGGATCGAACTCATGGGTCGTCTCGGGCGATCTCACCGAGAGCGGCATGCCGCTGCTGGCCAACGACCCGCACCTCGGCGCCTCGCTGCCCTCGGTCTGGTACCAGATGCAGCTGCGCTGCTCGACGGTGAGCGAGGAGTGCCCGTTCGACGTCGGTGGATTCTCGTTCTCGGGCCTGCCGAGCATCGTGATCGGCCACAACGCCGACATCGCCTGGGGATTCACCAACCTCACCACCGATGTCACCGACCTGTACATCGAGAAGATCGACGGCGACGCGTACTGGCGCGACGGCGCTCTCGTGCCGCTGGAGACCCGCTCCGAGACCATCGAGGTCGCCGGCGGCGACGACATCGACCTCGAGATCCGCTCCACCGTGCACGGCCCGATCGTCTCGGGTCTCACCGCCGACTTCACCGCGATCGCGGGCGACCCCCGACTCGGCTCAGGCGACGCGGTGAACGACCCTGCCTGGATCGGCGCGCCCGATGCGAGCGTCGAGGCCCTGACGGGCGAGTACGCCGTGAGCCTGCGGTGGACGGCGCTGGACCCCGGCACCACGGCGACGGCGATCTTCGCCATGAACACCGCGAAGGACTTCACCGACTTCCGCGCCGCCGCATCGCTGTTCGACGTGCCCGCCCAGAACCTCGTCTACGCCGACCGCGAGGGCAACATCGGCTACCAGACGCCGGGCCGGCTGCCCACCCGCGGCGCCGGCAACGGCTTCGCCCCCCAGCCGGGCTGGAGCAGCGCCTACGACTGGACCGGCTTCATCCCCTTCGACGACCTGCCCGTGTCGTACAACCCCGAGTCGGGCTACATCGTCACCGCGAACAACGCGATCGTCTCCGACGACTACGCGTACTTCCTCTCCCGCGACTGGGACTATGGCTATCGGGCCGGACGCATCGCGACCCTCATCGAGGACGCCGCGGCCGACGGCCCGATCACCGCGCAGGACCTGCGCGACATCCAGTTCGATCAGGAGTTCTGGATCGGCAAGAAGCTCGCCGCCGTCGTGCAGAAGGTCGCCGTCACCGGCGACGGACCCAAGGCCGCTGTCGAGCTGCTGCGGTCGTGGGATGCGCAGGGCACGGCGGACTCGGCCGCGGCCGCCTTCGCCAACGTGCTGTGGTCGAACCTGGCGCAGAATGTCTTCGCGAACCGCGCCGACGCGCTTCCGCTGAGCTCGCAGGGGCGGATGTTCGCCGTCGTCGGCGCCATGCTCGCCGACCCCGACGATCCGCTCTGGGTCAACGACGAGATCGGCGTGGCCGGCATGGACGAGATGCTCGCCTTGTCGATCGAGCAGGCGTACGACGAGATCGCCTCGTTGCAGGGCGAGGATCCGGCGGCATGGAACTGGGGGTCGCTGCACGCGCTCACCCTCACTCACCAGACGCTCGGCACCTCGGGCATCGCGCCGATCGAGATGCTCTTCAACCGCGGGCCGTTCGCGGTCGGAGGCGGCGCCTCGGTCGTGGATGCGACGGGCTGGGTGCTCGGCGAGTCGTACGAGACGACGACCGTGCCGTCGATGCGGATGGTGGTGGATCTGTCGGACTGGGACGCCTCGACATGGAACCACCTCACCGGGGCGAGCGGTCACGCCTTCCACGCGCACTACACCGACCAGACCGATGCCTGGGTGAAGGGCGAGCAGTCGCCGTGGGCGTTCAGCGAGGAGGCCGTCGACGCCGCCGCCGTCGACACGCTCGTCCTCTCCCCCGCGGGCTGA
- a CDS encoding alpha/beta hydrolase has translation MPEHLLDDDSDVEEFNHAGATLVVESIGKGRRPFVLLHGIGMGRSVYLDIVSRLPGRVIAIDLPGFGEAPEPARTLTMPRHADLVAAWLRRAGVHDAVVIGHSMGSQIAAELAARHPDVVAGLVLAGPTVDSTARSIRAQASLLLRDLIGERPRVLWRGAREYLRGGPHLLRKMRATIVHEPEDAYRRVTRPTLVLRGEHDPLAPADWCESILELIPGTRLEVIPDHGHGTLISDSGPAAAVIAAFATRL, from the coding sequence GTGCCGGAACACCTTCTGGACGACGACTCCGACGTCGAGGAGTTCAACCACGCCGGGGCGACCCTCGTCGTCGAATCGATCGGGAAGGGCCGCCGGCCATTCGTGCTCCTGCACGGCATCGGGATGGGCCGCAGCGTGTACCTCGACATCGTCTCGCGGCTGCCGGGCCGGGTGATCGCGATCGACCTGCCCGGCTTCGGCGAGGCGCCCGAGCCGGCGCGCACTCTGACGATGCCGCGCCATGCCGACCTCGTCGCAGCCTGGCTGCGCCGGGCCGGTGTGCACGATGCGGTCGTCATCGGGCACTCCATGGGCAGCCAGATCGCCGCCGAGCTCGCCGCACGGCATCCCGACGTCGTGGCCGGGCTCGTGCTGGCCGGGCCCACCGTCGACAGCACGGCCCGCAGTATCCGCGCGCAGGCGTCGCTGCTGCTGCGCGACCTCATCGGCGAGCGCCCGCGCGTGCTGTGGCGCGGCGCCCGCGAATACCTGCGCGGCGGCCCGCACCTGCTGCGCAAGATGCGCGCGACCATCGTGCACGAGCCCGAAGACGCCTACCGCCGCGTGACCCGCCCCACCCTCGTGCTGCGCGGCGAGCATGACCCGCTTGCCCCCGCTGACTGGTGCGAGTCGATCCTCGAGCTCATCCCCGGCACGCGGCTCGAGGTGATCCCCGATCACGGCCACGGCACGCTCATCAGCGACTCCGGCCCAGCCGCCGCGGTGATCGCCGCCTTCGCCACGCGGCTCTGA
- a CDS encoding DUF2510 domain-containing protein, with amino-acid sequence MNAHPGWYDAGVAGVERWWDGRQWTVHERPLAGAMTGLVAGMGWYPVPGTSDVRWWDGVTWTPYRIHDGRPKPDAFAVEPSGRGLVFGFVFAAIGLAQLFLFFLSRSGVNAAVPILFLLVAAIWLIGAVSTARVAKLPAPQTGPILDPSLQPLPGTTEGPGAGWYAVAGRITRWWTGTRWSWYVAQSVGVRPGHAGPRGYLVSLIVGWVLIGLAAAVVLAGIIGIAVGGVVAVLGGVGIFIGLLFAGLGLFVVLLTRARRFAFILPTQPPPLLQPR; translated from the coding sequence ATGAACGCACATCCGGGGTGGTACGACGCGGGAGTGGCCGGCGTCGAACGCTGGTGGGACGGCCGGCAATGGACGGTGCACGAGCGCCCTCTCGCGGGCGCGATGACCGGGCTCGTCGCGGGCATGGGCTGGTATCCGGTGCCCGGCACCTCGGACGTGCGCTGGTGGGACGGCGTGACCTGGACGCCCTACCGCATCCACGACGGCAGGCCCAAGCCCGACGCCTTCGCCGTCGAGCCGTCCGGCCGGGGGCTCGTGTTCGGGTTCGTGTTCGCCGCGATCGGCCTCGCGCAGCTGTTCCTGTTCTTCCTGTCGCGCTCGGGGGTGAACGCCGCGGTGCCGATCCTGTTCCTCCTGGTCGCCGCGATCTGGCTGATCGGCGCGGTCAGCACCGCGCGGGTGGCCAAGCTGCCCGCTCCGCAGACCGGGCCGATCCTCGACCCCTCTCTGCAGCCGCTGCCGGGAACGACCGAGGGGCCGGGTGCGGGCTGGTATGCCGTCGCAGGCCGGATCACCCGGTGGTGGACCGGCACCCGGTGGAGCTGGTACGTCGCGCAGAGCGTCGGCGTGCGGCCCGGTCATGCCGGGCCCCGCGGCTATCTCGTCTCGTTGATCGTCGGATGGGTGCTGATCGGACTCGCCGCAGCCGTGGTGCTCGCGGGCATCATCGGCATCGCAGTCGGCGGCGTGGTGGCAGTCCTGGGAGGCGTGGGCATCTTCATCGGGCTGCTGTTCGCCGGGCTCGGCCTGTTCGTCGTGCTCCTCACCCGGGCGCGCCGCTTCGCGTTCATCCTTCCCACGCAGCCGCCTCCGCTCTTGCAGCCCCGTTAG